A region from the Triticum aestivum cultivar Chinese Spring chromosome 3D, IWGSC CS RefSeq v2.1, whole genome shotgun sequence genome encodes:
- the LOC123076116 gene encoding zealexin A1 synthase-like — protein MGQPPGPWTLPVIGSLHHIAGQLPHRALRDLARRHGWPVMLLQLGEVPTLVVSSRSGAREVMRTHDASFATRPMSSAVRVITNGGRDIALDPYGDHWRQMRRIAVTELLTARRVLSFRAIREEEVAAMLRASAASGEEIDMRTRLSAMVADSTVH, from the coding sequence ATGGGCCAGCCGCCGGGGCCGTGGACGTTGCCGGTGATCGGCAGTCTGCACCACATAGCCGGGCAGCTCCCTCACCGGGCCTTGCGCGACTTGGCGCGGCGGCATGGGTGGCCCGTCATGCTGCTCCAGCTTGGCGAGGTGCCCACGCTCGTCGTCTCCTCCCGCTCCGGCGCTCGCGAAGTGATGAGGACCCACGACGCTTCGTTCGCCACACGGCCCATGAGCTCTGCCGTGCGCGTGATCACCAACGGCGGGCGGGACATCGCCTTAGACCCCTATGGCGACCACTGGCGACAGATGCGCCGGATAGCCGTCACCGAGCTCCTCACCGCCCGCCGAGTCCTCTCCTTCCGTGCAATCCGGGAGGAGGAAGTCGCCGCCATGCTCCGCGCCAGCGCTGCCAGCGGGGAAGAGATCGACATGCGCACGCGGCTGTCTGCGATGGTGGCCGACAGCaccgtgcactag